A genomic segment from Perca flavescens isolate YP-PL-M2 chromosome 13, PFLA_1.0, whole genome shotgun sequence encodes:
- the rfc3 gene encoding replication factor C subunit 3 isoform X2, which produces MCLLRELYGAGVEKLRIEHQTIVAPSKKKIEINTIASNYHLEVNPSDAGNQDRVVIQELIKTLAQSQQIQSSSQREFKVVLLTEVDRLTKDAQHALRRTMEKYMYTCRLILCSTSTSKVIGPIRSRCLAIRVPLPSTEEVCNVLTSICKKEGLLLPPELAKLISEKSGRNLRKALLMCEACRVQQYPFSSDQDVPETDWEVYLRETANAIVSQQSPQRLLEVRARLYELLTHCIPPDVIMKSLVTELLSNCDGQLKTEVAQMAAYYEHRLQLGSKAIYHLEAFTAKFMAIYKKFMEDGLDDMMF; this is translated from the exons ATGTGTCTGCTGAGGGAGCTGTATGGAGCTGGGGTGGAGAAGCTCCGCATAGAGCACCAGACCATCGTG GCTCCGTCAAAGAAGAAAATTGAGATTAACACAATAGCCAGCAACTACCACTTGGAAGTCAACCCAAG TGATGCTGGCAACCAGGACCGTGTGGTGATTCAAGAGCTGATTAAAACTTTGGCTCAGTCCCAACAGATCCAGTCAAGCTCCCAGAGAGAGTTTAAAG TGGTGTTGCTAACTGAGGTAGACAGACTCACGAAGGATGCCCAGCATGCTTTGCGCCGGACAATGGAAAAGTATATGTACACCTGTCGTCTCATCCTCTGCTCTACCTCCACCTCCAAAGTTATTGGGCCAATTCGGAGCCGTTGTCTGGCTATCAGAGTTCCTCTGCCGAGCACAGAAGAG GTCTGTAATGTTTTGACATCAATCTGTAAAAAGGAGGGTCTGCTCCTCCCACCTGAGCTGGCCAAGCTAATCTCTGAGAAGTCTGGTCGCAACCTCCGCAAAGCCCTTTTGATGTGTGAGGCCTGCAGAGTGCAGCA GTATCCATTCTCATCTGACCAAGACGTCCCAGAGACGGACTGGGAGGTCTACCTCAGAGAAACCGCTAATGCCATCGTCAGCCAGCAGAGCCCTCAGAG GTTGTTGGAGGTTCGAGCCAGGCTGTACGAGTTGCTGACTCACTGCATCCCTCCTGATGTCATTATGAAG AGTCTGGTAACAGAGTTGTTGAGTAACTGCGATGGTCAGCTGAAGACAGAGGTGGCTCAAATGGCAGCCTACTACGAACACCGATTGCAGCTGGGCAGCAAAGCTATCTACCACCTCGAGGCCTTCACCGCCAAGTTCATGGCCATCTACAAGAAGTTCATGGAAGACGGTCTGGACGACATGATGTTTTGA
- the rfc3 gene encoding replication factor C subunit 3 isoform X1, which produces MSLWVDKYRPTSLAKLDYHKEQATQLKNLVQCGDFPHLLVYGPSGAGKKTRIMCLLRELYGAGVEKLRIEHQTIVAPSKKKIEINTIASNYHLEVNPSDAGNQDRVVIQELIKTLAQSQQIQSSSQREFKVVLLTEVDRLTKDAQHALRRTMEKYMYTCRLILCSTSTSKVIGPIRSRCLAIRVPLPSTEEVCNVLTSICKKEGLLLPPELAKLISEKSGRNLRKALLMCEACRVQQYPFSSDQDVPETDWEVYLRETANAIVSQQSPQRLLEVRARLYELLTHCIPPDVIMKSLVTELLSNCDGQLKTEVAQMAAYYEHRLQLGSKAIYHLEAFTAKFMAIYKKFMEDGLDDMMF; this is translated from the exons ATGAGTTTGTGGGTGGATAAATATCGACCGACTTCCCTCGCGAAACTCGATTATCATAAAGAGCAAGCGACTCAGCTGAAAAACCTG gTTCAATGTGGCGACTTCCCTCACTTGTTGGTGTACGGGCCGTCGGGCGCGGGGAAGAAGACCCGCATCATGTGTCTGCTGAGGGAGCTGTATGGAGCTGGGGTGGAGAAGCTCCGCATAGAGCACCAGACCATCGTG GCTCCGTCAAAGAAGAAAATTGAGATTAACACAATAGCCAGCAACTACCACTTGGAAGTCAACCCAAG TGATGCTGGCAACCAGGACCGTGTGGTGATTCAAGAGCTGATTAAAACTTTGGCTCAGTCCCAACAGATCCAGTCAAGCTCCCAGAGAGAGTTTAAAG TGGTGTTGCTAACTGAGGTAGACAGACTCACGAAGGATGCCCAGCATGCTTTGCGCCGGACAATGGAAAAGTATATGTACACCTGTCGTCTCATCCTCTGCTCTACCTCCACCTCCAAAGTTATTGGGCCAATTCGGAGCCGTTGTCTGGCTATCAGAGTTCCTCTGCCGAGCACAGAAGAG GTCTGTAATGTTTTGACATCAATCTGTAAAAAGGAGGGTCTGCTCCTCCCACCTGAGCTGGCCAAGCTAATCTCTGAGAAGTCTGGTCGCAACCTCCGCAAAGCCCTTTTGATGTGTGAGGCCTGCAGAGTGCAGCA GTATCCATTCTCATCTGACCAAGACGTCCCAGAGACGGACTGGGAGGTCTACCTCAGAGAAACCGCTAATGCCATCGTCAGCCAGCAGAGCCCTCAGAG GTTGTTGGAGGTTCGAGCCAGGCTGTACGAGTTGCTGACTCACTGCATCCCTCCTGATGTCATTATGAAG AGTCTGGTAACAGAGTTGTTGAGTAACTGCGATGGTCAGCTGAAGACAGAGGTGGCTCAAATGGCAGCCTACTACGAACACCGATTGCAGCTGGGCAGCAAAGCTATCTACCACCTCGAGGCCTTCACCGCCAAGTTCATGGCCATCTACAAGAAGTTCATGGAAGACGGTCTGGACGACATGATGTTTTGA